In the genome of Synergistales bacterium, the window CGTACCGGGCGCCCATGGATGCGACTTTGAGCGTGACCAGTCCGGCTGCGGCCCCGATCACCACCTTGGTGGTTGTCGGAAATGTTTCCGCCAGGTCCGCAACCGACCCGGCGGTTTTGCCGACCACTCCCATGACAATATTCAGCGGAGGCAGCAGGACCGACCCCAGGGTAATGCCCAGCTTGGAAACCCGGTTCTGGAAGATCTGCATCTGGTGTTCCGTGGTGCTTGCCCGCTCTGCATACTCCTTCTGCATGGATCCTGCATATTTGGCCCGGTCCGAGACACTCTCGAACGCCTTGTCCAGGTTCTCCATATTGGAGAGCAGCGGGGCAATGACGCCCTGGGATTCCTCCCCGAAAAGCTCCTGGAGCATTCCCGGCCGGGCCGCCTCGGGCAATTCTTTCAACGCCTTGAATACGGACTTGATCGCTCCCTGGGCATCGTTCTGCATCCGGTCTGCCATGCCGCCGGCGGAAAACCCCAGGGCCTGCAGGGAGTCCTTGATCCGTTTCGGGGCCTGCTCTCCTGCTGTCAGGGTGTTGATCAGCTTTTTCATTGCAGTGGCGCTGCGCTCCGGTCCCTGGTTGGAGGTCAACAGGGTGGCCCCCAGGGCGGCGATTTCCTGTTTCATCAGTCCGGCAGCCTGTGCAGACGCGCCCTGGCGGTTGATGACCCTGGACAGGTCTCCTGCCTCTGCATTCATGTTGTTGGACAGGTGATTGACCGCGTCTGCCAGCTCTTCGGTTTCCTCCTGGGAGAGCCGCATGGATGCCCGCCACCCGGCCATGGTTTTGCCGGCCTCTCTGCCGGACATGTCAAAGGCCGTGCCCATCTTGACCGCGGTTTCCGCAAATGTCGTGAGCTGGTCCCTTGCAATACCGGCCTGGCCCGCCGCCGCCACGATATCCCCGATACCGGACGCGGCCATGGGCATACGGGTGGAAAGGTTGAGCACATCCTTGCCCATGGCCTTGAACTGGGCCGGGCTCTCAAAGTCCATTACTTTTTTCACGTCCGCCATTTTGGACTCGAAGTCCATGGCCTGCTTGATGGGGAACGCCACGGCCGCGCCTGCTGCAGTCGCCCCCATAAACTGGCCCTGGATTCCCTGACGGGTCTCCTGGTTGGCCTGGCGTTTCTGGAGCCGCGCCTGTCTTCGCTCCGCCTGTTTCATGGCCGCGCCGAGCTGGTCGTACTGATCCGCGGCCCTGCCGATCTCGATGCCGTGTTTTTTGGCTTCCCTGGACGCCTCCACGAACTTCCGGCGGGTCTCGGATATCCTGCGGTTCAGATTGGCATTGCTGTGGCCGGCCACCTCCTGGCGGCGGCGGAGCTCTTCCAGCTCCTGCTTGTACTTGCGCACGTTGTCCGCTGCCAGGCGCTGCTTGGACATTCTCCGCATGGACGCGCCCAGCTCCTGCATCTGGTCCTGTGCCGCGCTGAAGGTCCGGCGGAAACCGGTGCCCATTGCCGCGCCGATGTTGAATTCAACGGAGAATGTGCGTGCCATGCGTTATTCCTTTGCGTCTTTAATGATTTTTTGAACATCCCGGGCGTGGGCCATCAACTCCGGGATGTCGAGTTCCAGCCAGTAGTCCATGGGGGTGTAGGTCGCCATGGCCAGATCCAGACAGGTGCGCCTCAGCTCCGGCCATGTCAGGACAAAAAATCCCCGTACGCTTCCTGCAGTTTTCCGTAG includes:
- a CDS encoding phage tail tape measure protein translates to MARTFSVEFNIGAAMGTGFRRTFSAAQDQMQELGASMRRMSKQRLAADNVRKYKQELEELRRRQEVAGHSNANLNRRISETRRKFVEASREAKKHGIEIGRAADQYDQLGAAMKQAERRQARLQKRQANQETRQGIQGQFMGATAAGAAVAFPIKQAMDFESKMADVKKVMDFESPAQFKAMGKDVLNLSTRMPMAASGIGDIVAAAGQAGIARDQLTTFAETAVKMGTAFDMSGREAGKTMAGWRASMRLSQEETEELADAVNHLSNNMNAEAGDLSRVINRQGASAQAAGLMKQEIAALGATLLTSNQGPERSATAMKKLINTLTAGEQAPKRIKDSLQALGFSAGGMADRMQNDAQGAIKSVFKALKELPEAARPGMLQELFGEESQGVIAPLLSNMENLDKAFESVSDRAKYAGSMQKEYAERASTTEHQMQIFQNRVSKLGITLGSVLLPPLNIVMGVVGKTAGSVADLAETFPTTTKVVIGAAAGLVTLKVASMGARYGMTLVSDGAQIVKATFDFFRPSVLKTNIALARQKAVAIGLAVKQKAVAIGTKAWAAAQWVLNAAMNANPIGLLITGTAALAAGAVWMVKNWTKVKEFFGNFWGWVREKFPTVAKIMETAFKFSPLGLIMQAFNPVKNWLSNFNLFESGKKIVGTLVGGIKSMIGEPKKMIGAAFKKVREFLPFSDAKKGPLSDLTKSGRAIGSTIGRGIKQSTPDLTRTAQQAMGGIRGGVSAGGGRGSGGRSVTIYQTIHQTITIGGDGETSAEQIESAGNQAAIKAKEAVRDFFKDERRLSFA